The Deltaproteobacteria bacterium RBG_16_64_85 genome contains the following window.
GGCCGACCTTGACCGCGAGCGGGTTGTCCAGCAAGGCGCTATCCGCCGGGCCGCCGTCGCCGGTGTCGCCCGAGGTGCCGGCGCCGGAAGCGGGAGCGGCGCCGCAGACGCGGACGATCGTCCCCTTGTCGTACATGGCGACCGGGACCTCTTTGCGCTCGCCGGCGGAGAGCGTGATCCCATGGGTCCAGCCCCGCCCGAGGAGGGTTGCCGCGGTGTTGTCGAACTCGTCCACCTCGACGGCGATCTTCGTTCCCGGCGGGATTCCCGTGATCTCTCCCCTGCCCGCCGACCGGTCGAACCAGGCCTCGATGGGCACCGCGATGTGCGGCGCGAGGACCCGGATCAGGATGCGATTGCCGGGTAACTTCGAGTAGCGGGGCAGCACCGTCCCGGCCGGGGAATCGGCGGCGGGCGCCAACGCGGCGTTGTCCCCGGGAAAGGTCAGCCTGATCGAAAGGGTCCCGTCGCCGACGACCGAGCAGGCGGAAAGGAACAGGGGGAAAAGAAGCGTAAGGAGGAGCCGCGGACCTCGGACGGGCAAGGTCTTACCGCCCGGCGACGATCAGCGGAGCGAGGAAATCCAGCAGCTCGCCCCGGGCCGCCAGCAGCCGATAGCGTGCCTCGTGCAGGTCGTAGGCGGCGTTCTGCCGGTCGACCTTCGCGCGCGTCAGGAGCGTCTGCGCGTCCAGCACCTCGGTGGAGATCGCCAGCCCTTCCTTGTACCGGTCGTTCTGGATGCGCAGGTTCTCCTCGGCGCGGGCGACGGCCACCTCGGCCACCGCCTTTCTCTTTTCGGCTTCAGTAACGAACAGGTGGGATGCCTTGACCTCCAGGGCGATCTCGTCCTGCAGCTTGCCGAGCGTCTCTTTTCGCCGGTCGACGGTCAGCCGCGCCTGGCGGAGCGACGCCTCGTCGGCGAAGCCGGAGAAGAGGTTCACCTTCCCGCCGAGGAGGATCGAAAAGACGCTTTTATGCGGATTCAGCTCGTTCGTCTCGTAGGAATAGCCGCCCTGCCCGAAGAAGGTGGGGGCGAACTCCGTCCGGGCGGCGCTGACGGCGGCCTCCCCCTCCCGGATCACGGCGCCTTGCGCATGCAGCTCGTTGCGCTTCTCGAGGGCCGCGCGAAGGCTCTCGGAAAGCGGCGGCGCCCCTTCCGGCGGGACCGGGAAAGGGCCGGGGGCGGGCGTCAGGGACCGGTCGCCCGGATAGCCCATCCGCAGTGCCAGCCGGGAGCGGGAAAGCTCCACCTGGTTCTCGGCGATGATGAGGGCGGATTCGGCGTTGGCGACCTGGACGTCGGCGGCGAGCACGTCGTTCTTGGCCACGACCCCGAATTCGTACTGGTCCCCCGCCACCCGCCGGTGGTCCTTGGCCGTGGCGAGTGACTCCTCGGCGACCTGCCGGAGCTCATCGGCGCGCTTGGCGGAAAGAAAAGCCGAAATCACGTCGAGCGCCTGCCGCTCCCTTGCGAGCCCTTCCTGCCGCACCGCGTTGTCGGTCCGCGCTTCGGCCTGGTCCACGCGGGACCGGATCCTTCCGAAGTCGTAGATCGTCTGCTCGGCGGTGAGCCTCGCGCGCCAGATATTCTTGTCCGCGGTCTGTATCGCACTCCCCAGGATGAAAGCCGACGGAGGTTCCGACAGGGCGGTGTAATCGCCGCTCGCGTCCAGCCGGGGAAGCCGCCTCGCGGCGGCGACGGTCCTGCCCTCCGTCGTGATGCGGACGTCCTGCGCCGCCAGCCGCACTTCCCGCGCGTTCGAAAGCGCTGTCCGGACCGCCTCCTCGAAGGAAACCATCGGCGACGCGGCGGCGTTGTCCTGCCCCTGCGCGCCGGACAACGCAGGGAAAGAGAACACCAGAAGCATGACAACGCCAAACAGGGAAACAGGTCGGGAATACATGCGGAATAGGATATTCAGAACAGACAGAGAAGGAAAGGGGGAATGCTGGGCGGGGACACTCCTCGCGATATCAGGCGCAAAGATCAGGAATGTCCCCGGTGGGGGGCCCCAAAAGGGGCCCCGGCCGTTTCGTCCGCTGAGGAGGGAGGGGTGGAACTCAGCAGTCGAAGTAGAGGAAGAACTCGTGCGGCGTCGGCCGCATCTTGACGGGGTTGACCTCGGCGTCGATCTTGTACTCGATCCACTTCTCGATGACGTCCGACGTGAAGACGTCGCCCTTGAGCAGGAAGTCGTGATCGTTCTCCAGGGCCTTCAGCGACTCCTCCAGCGAGCCCGGCGTGGTCGGGACGTTGGCCAGCTCCTCGGGGGAGAGGGCGTAGATGTCCTTGTCGAGCGGCTCGCCCGGGTGGATCTTTTTCTGGATGCCGTCCAATCCCGCCATCAGCATCGCCGCGAATGCGATGTAGCCGTTGCAGGACGGGTCGGGGGTCCGGAACTCCGCCCGCTTCGCCTTCGGCGACGGCGAGTACATCGGGATCCGGATCGCCGCGGAGCGGTTCCGGCTCGAGTACGCCAGGTTCACCGGGGCCTCGAAGCCGGGGACCAGCCGCTTGTAGGAGTTCATCGTGGGATTGGAGAAGGCGCAGATCGCCGAGGCGTGCTTGAGGAGCCCGCCGATGTAGAAGAGCGCCATCTTGGAGAGCCCGCCGTACTCCTCGCCCGCGAAGAGCGGCTTGCCGCCCTTCCACAGCGACTGGTGAGTGTGCATCCCGCTTCCGTTGTCCGCGTAGAGCGGCTTCGGCATGAAGGTGACGGTCTTCCCGAACTTCCGGGCGACGTTCTTGCAGATGTACTTGTACCACTGCAGCGCGTCGGCGATCTTGACCAGCGTGTCGAACCGCAGGTCGATCTCCGCCTGCCCCGCCGTGGCGACTTCATGGTGCTGCGCCTCGATCTTCAGGCCTACCGACTCCATCACGCGGACCATCTCGTCGCGCAGGTCGTGCAGGGAGTCGGTGGGGGGAACGGGGAAATACCCTTCCTTGTGGCGCGGCTTGTAGCCGAGGTTCGGGTCCTCTTCCCGGCCCGAGTTCCAGATGCCCTCCTCGGAGTCGATGTAGAAGTAGCCGTAGTTGGACGCGGTGGCGTACCGGATGTCGTCGAAGATGAAGAACTCGGCCTCGGGCCCGAAGAACGCCTGGTCGGCGATGCCGGTGGACTTGAGATACGCCTCGGCCTTCCGGGCGATGTTCCGCGGGTCGCGGGTGTAGTTTTCCTTGGTGATCGGGTCGACGATATTGCAGATGAGGGACAGGGTCGGCCGCGTGATGAAGGGGTCGATCACGGCGGTTCCCGCCTCGGGGATGACCAGCATGTCCGACGCGTGGATCGGCTGCCAGCCGCGGATGCTCGAGCCGTCGAAACCGAACCCCTCCTCGAAGCTGTCGTCCTTCAGCTCGTAGATCGGCACGGCGAAGTGCTGCCAGGTGCCGATGAAGTCCATGAACTTCAGGTCGACCATCTCGATCTTCTTGCTCTTGATGAACTCCAGCACTTCCTTCGGGGTCATGTCTCCCTCCTTGGGGTTGTTCAGGGTGTTGCGAACCGGTTCAAATGGCGTCGTGCCCGCGCTCGCCCGTGCGGATCCGCACCACTTCCTCCACGCTGGTCACGAAGATCTTCCCGTCCCCGATCCGGCCCGTGCGGGCGGATTTCTCCACCGTCTCCACCACCTGGGGGACCAGGTCGTCGGGAACGATGATTTCCAGTTTGATCTTGGGGAGGAAGTCCACCACGTATTCGGCGCCCCGGTAGAGTTCGGTGTGCCCCTTCTGGCGTCCGAAGCCCTTGACCTCGGATACGGTCATGCCGTGGATCCCCATGTCGTTCAGGGACTCCTTGACCTCGTCGAGCTTGAACGGCTTGATGATGGCCTCGATCTTCTTCATGGGTCACCTCCTCGGTCGATGGATAGGAGCAACGGCCGTACCAAATCGGCCGCCACGTCGCATTTCTCCCGCCTGCGGCGGAAAACCCTCGTCGTTTCCGGATGATTCCCCGGAACGTCGCGGAGCAAGCGATGGCGTCCGGCCCGAGCCGGTGGTAGAATGTCTGCTCAATCGGTAATCAGTAGGTGCCTCTTTTTTGGGCAAAGGAGGAGACCGTGGCCGCCGGCCTTCTGGAGGAGTTCCGGGCGGAAGTGGAGAAGATCTTCCGGGAGGAGCTCGTTTCCCTCACCGTCTACGGCAGTCATGCGGCGGACGAGCCGGAAGGCCGGGGCGGCGACGTCTCGGTCCTGATCGTCGTCCGCGCGCTCCGCAGGGAGGCGCTTTCGGCCTACCGGAGCATCGCGCACCGGTACGCCCGCCGGGGGATCCCCGCCCCTCCGATTTTCACCGAAGCGTTCTTGAGGAATTCGTCCGACGTCTTCCCGCTGGAGTTCCTCGGGATGTCGGAGCGGCGCCGCGTGATCGCCGGGAAGGACATCGTGCCCGAACTGGACATCACCAAGGAAAACCTGCGGCACCAGGTGGAGTTCGAGCTGAAGGGGAAACTGCTCTCGATCCGACGGATGTACCTGGGGTCGTTCGGGAACAAGGAGCTGGTCGGCCTCCTGCGGGACACGGTGGGCCCGATCGTGTCCGTGGCGCGGGGGCTGCTCCTTCTTTCGGACCGGGAGGCGCCCCACGGAAAGACGGAAATCCTCGACGCGATCGAGAAGCATTTCGGCCTTGCCCTGCCCTCCGTCCGGGAAGCGCTCGCAGCCAGGCGCGGGGAGAAGATCCCGCTCACGCGGGCCGAGGAGCTCTTCTTCGCGTACCAGGATGAGGTGGAGCGGCTCTGCTCCCTGGCGGACTGCTACCGCGCGGAAGCCGCAAGGTAGATGTCCTCCCTCAAGTCACGCGCGGCATCGATCGCTCTCCTTCTGTTTCTTGCCGCGCCAGCAATCTGCGCCGCCCAGGAACCGGCGATCCCGAAGCCGGCCGGTTACGTCAGCGATACGGCCGGCATCATGGGCGAGTGGGCCGCGAAGACCGATAATCTGTGCCGGGAGATCGAGCGGCAGACGGCCTCCGAGGTGGCGGTGCTGACCGTGAAGAGCACGGCCCCGCTCGACGCGCAGCCGTACGCACAGCAGGTCTTCGACCGCTGGAAGATCGGGAAGAAGGGAAAGGACAACGGCATCCTGATCCTGGTGGCGGCCGACGACCGGAAGATGTGGATCACCACCGGGTACGGCGTGGAAAGCGTTCTGCCCGACGGCAAGGTCGGGGAGATCCGCGACCGGATCCTGCGTCCCCTGTTCCGGCAGGGGCGCTACGGCGAGGGGATCTATCTGGGCGTCAACGCCGTCGGCAGCGTCCTCGCCGGCGGAAAAATGGAAACGCCGAAGGGAGTTGCGCGGAAGAACAGCGGCATCCCGCTTCCGATCCTGCTCCTCCTCCTGCTTGTGGCGGTTCCGTTTCTCATCCTCCGCTCGATCCTGGCGGGCCCGTTCGGGGCCTACCGCCGGGGCGGAGGAGGGGGATGGTACGTCGGAGGCGGAGGATTCGGGGGCGGCGGTTTCGGCGGAGGTGGGTTCGGCGGTTTCGGCGGAGGCTTCTCGGGCGGGGGCGGCGCCGGCGGGGGCTGGTAGACTTCGGAAAATCAAGCGACGCGGAACGAATACGAACGGAGGGAAACGATGAGCAAGAAGATCTGGATCGTGGTGGCGGTCGTGGCCGCCCTCCTGGTGTTCCAGGGGGTCGGCGCCTACAACGGCATCGTCCGGAAGGACGTGGCGGTGAACGAGAAGTGGGGACAGGTCCAGAACGTGCTCCAGCGCCGGGGCGACCTCATTCCCAACCTCGTACAATCGGTGAAGGGGTACGCCGCGCACGAAAAGGAGGTTTTCGAGTACGTGGCGGCCGCCCGCGCGAAGCTGGCGGGGGCCAGGACCCCGGAGGACGTGATGAAGGCCAACGCGGAGGTCTCCTCCGCCCTCTCCCGCCTTCTGGTCGTGGTGGAAAACTACCCGCTGCTCAAGGCGGATCAGACGTTCATCCGCCTGATGGACGAGCTCGCGGGCACGGAGAACCGGATCTCCGTGGAGAGGATGCGGTACAACACGGCGGTCGGGGATTTCAATACCGACATCCGGGTCTTCCCGAACAGCGTGGTCGCCGGGGTGGCCGGGTTCCGGACGAAGCCGTTCTTCGAGGCGGAAGGCAAGGCGAAGGAAGTCCCGAAGGTCGATTTCGGCAAATAACTTACCTCGGGGACGTTCTTAAACTTTTTAATATTCCCGGCGGGGTTACTTCTCGATGGGGCACCTGATCGTGGACGGGTACAATCTCGTACGCTCCGGGGCACTTCCCTTGGAGGGGGAACCCGGAAGCGCCGAAGAGCGGGGCGCGCTCTGCTCGCTCCTCTCGGCGTACGCAAGGAAGAAAGGGCTCCGCCTGACGGTCGTCTTCGACGGGCGCGGATCCGGGAGCCCGAAACGGACCCGCCAGGCGTTCAAGGGAGGAACCGCCGTCTACTCCTCCCGCGACGAGACCGCGGACGAAGTCATCCGCGACCTTGCCCGGGGCGCCCCCGCGGGAACGATCGCAATCACTTCCGACCGCGGGCTTGCGGGGACCCTTCCTTCCCGGAACATCGTCGTCATCTCCTGCGAGGAATTCGCTGCACGCCTCTTCGACAATTGGGTGGCGGAGATCAAGGGAGACCCCGAGGACGAGCCCCCCTCCGAAGGCGCGGACCGAAAGAAGGGCGAGGGGCACCGGCCGAAAAAGCGGGAACGAAAGAGGGACCGCCTCCTGCGGAAGCTTTAAACAGGCGGAAGGCGCACCGCCTTCCAAGGGGGCAGGTTACGAGGCGGGCGGTTTCGGCTCGCCGAGCTTGTTCTCCTGACCGGCCAGCAGGCGGTGGATGTTCTCCCGGTGGTTGTAGATCACCAGAAAAGCGATCAGAAGGGAAAGGGTGACGCAGGAGCGGGAGGGAGGCCCCAGCAGCGCCATCAGGATCGGCAGCGCCACCGCCGCGCAGAGGGACCCCAGGGAGACGTAACGCGTGAAGTAGACGACCAGAGCGAACAGGACGACGAGGATGAACGTGGTGACGGAGGACAGGGACAGGATGACGCCCAGCGCCGTCGCCACTCCCTTCCCTCCCTTGAAGTGGAGGTAGATCGAGAAGACGTGCCCCAGGAATGCGGCCCCGCCGACGAGCGAGAGCCAGAAGTAATCCTCGCCGATGAGCATATACGTCAGCACCATCGGGAAGGCTCCCTTCCCCGCGTCCAGCGCAAGCGTGAGGATCCCGGCCGCCTTCCCCGCGGTGCGCGCCACGTTGGTCGCGCCGATGTTCCCGGAGCCGGTTTCCCGGAGGTCCACGTTCCGGTCGAAAAGCTGCGCCACCAGGACCCCGAAGGGAACGGATCCCAGGAAGTAGCCGAACAGGACGAGCGACCCGCCTCGAATCCAGGAACCGTCCATCCATCCTCCAAGGTGGCTGGAAGGGAAGCTAAGTGCTGCGCTTCATAATTACGGCGACGTATAGGATTTCGATACCGCACCGAGAGCGTCGATGCGCCGGCCCGGCAAGGCGCGCGACTGAGGCGTACTGTTCAGTACGGCGCAAGGAGCGCAACGCAGCCGGGGCGGATGCAGCGGCGCTCGAATGCAGGCGTAATTGTGAAACGCAGCACTAAGTTTCCTCGATCTCCTCGGACCGGGTACGCGCGACGCCCGACTCGAACGCCGCCCGCTCCACCGCCTCGGCCACCTTCGCGTGCATTTCCAGGTTGAGAATGGAGGGGACCAGCTCGCCCGTATCGGCAAACGAGCTGATGGCCTTGGCCGCGGCGATCTTCATCCGGTTGTTGATCTTGCGCGCCCTTGCGTTCAGCGCCCCCCGGAAAACGCCGGGGAACGCGAGGGCGTTGTTGGCGCCCCGGCCGTCGGCGGCGAACGAGGCCCCTGCGGCCCGCGCCTCTTCGGGGAAGATCTCGGGCCTGGGATTGGACAGCGCCAGGATCACCTGCCCCTTGCGGATCATCTCCTTCTTGATCAGCCCGGGGACCCCCGTGGTGGCGATGACGATGTCGGACGACTCCATGATCTCCGGCAGGGTCACCGGCTTCCCGCCGATCTTCGAGAAGATCTCCTTCGCCGTGGGATTGATGTCGGTCCCCAGCATCTTGCGGACGCCGAAGGCCATCAGCAGCTTGGAGATCCCCATCCCGGCGGCGCCCAGGCCGACCATCCCCACGGTGTCGTTCTTCACCTGCATGCCGACGTACTTGCTGGCGTTCAGAAGCGCGGCGAGCACGACCACGGCGGTCCCGTGCTGGTCGTCGTGCAGAACCGGGATGTCGAGCATGGCGTCCAGCCGGTCCTCGATCTCGAAGCACTCGGGCGCCTTGATGTCCTCCAGCTTGATGGCGCCGAACGTCGGTGCGATGGATGCGACCGTTCGGATGATCTCCTCGGTATCCTTCGACTGGATGAGGATCGGAATGCCGTTGATCCCCACGAGCACGTCGAACAGGACCGCCTTCCCCTCCATCACCGGCATGCCGGGCACGGCCCCGATGTCCCCCAGCCCCAGGATCGCCGTGCCGTTGGTCACGATCGCCACGGTGTTGCCGATGACGGTGTAATCGTAGGCGAGATCCGGCTTGCGGTGGATCAATTTGCAGACCTTGGCCACGCCGGGCGTGTAGATCTTCCGCATCACGGAGATGCTGTCGACCGCCATGCGGGCCTTTACGGAGATCTTGCCGCCCTTGTGGAGCTCCAGGACGGGATCGATGATGTCGGAGATGATAACGCCTTCGACCTTCCCCACCTCCTCCAGCACCGCCTGGAGGTGGGCGTCGTCGTCCACGAAGACCGTGAGGTCGCGGGTGTTGTACTCGAGCCCGTAGCCGACCAGCCGGATGTCGCCGATGTTCCCGCCGGCGGTGCCGATGGCGGAGGCGACCTTCCCGAGGAATCCGGGCTGGTCGAGGATCATCATCCGGATCGTCTTGACGCTCTTGTCGACGCCTTTTTCGATCTGCATCGCCCCATCTTATCTTCCGGGATTCTTCTTTGTCAAACCGGCGCGGGAAAAGGTAAAATGGCTCCGATGATTCTCACTTGCACCGCCTGTTCCGCGCAGAATTTCGTCTCCGACGAACGGAAGGCCGTGGCGGAGATACCCGCCTGCTGCTGGAAGTGCGGGGAGCCGCTGCCGCGGGCGGATGAAACCGGATCCGGGACGGTTGAATCCAACAAGGGCGCTCGTAAATCCAACTCATCGGGGAGCATGGAGAATGCCTAAGATACGCATCGCTGTGGCCGGCGTGGGAAACTGCGCCAGCGCCCTGCTGCAGGGGATCGAATATTACCGGAACATCGCCAGGATGGCCGCAGGCGCGTTCATCCCGGGCCTGATGAATCCCGATATCGGGGGATACCTTCCGGGGGACATCGAGGTCGTGGCGGCGTTCGACATCGACCGAAGGAAGGTGGGGCGTCCTGTCGGGGAGGCGATCTTCGCCCCCCCCAACTGCACCAAGAAGTTCGTCCCCGACATGCCCGGCGGCGGGCCGGTCGTCCGGATGGCCCCCGTGCTCGACGGCGTGGCGCCGCACATGCGCGACTACCCGGAGGACCAGACGTTTCTCCCCGCGGACGAGCCGCCGTGCGACGTGGAAAGCCTGCTGCGCGAATCCGGCGCGGAGATCCTCGTCAGCTATCTGCCGGTGGGCTCCGAGGAGGCCACCCGTTTCTACGCCGAGGCCTGCCTCGCCGCCGGCGTCTCCCTCGTGAACTGCATCCCCGTGTTCATCGCCTCCGACCCGGCGTGGTCGGAGCGGTTCCGGCAACGGGGGATCCCCATCATCGGGGACGACATCAAGTCGCAGCTGGGGGCCACGATCGTGCACCGGGCGCTCGCCCGCCTGTTCTCCGAACGGGGGATCCGGGTGCAGCGGACGTATCAGCTGAACACCGGGGGGAACACCGACTTCCTCAACATGCTGTCCCGCCAGCGGCTCCAGTCGAAGAAGATCTCGAAGACGGAGGCCGTGACCTCGGTGCTCACGCACAATATCGCGGACGAGGACATCCACATCGGGCCGTCGGACTACGTCCCCTGGCAAAAGGACAACAAGCTCTGCTTCCTGAGGATCGAGGGGGAGGGGTTCGGGGGGCTGCCGGTCGAGGTCGAGTTGCGCCTGTCGGTGACCGACTCGCCGAACAGCGCCGGGGTGGGGATCGACGCGATCCGGCTCTGCCGGCTCGGAAGGGACATGGGGCTTTCCGGTCCGATGCTCGCCCCCTCGGCCTACTTCATGAAGCACCCGCCCGTCCAGCTGCCGGACGACGAGGCGCGGCGGGAACTCGAGGAGTTCATCGCGGACTACCGGGCCTGGCGGCGCTCGACAGCAGCCTCGCCCACAACGAAGTGCACCTCTCCCACGTAAACCGCGCGGCGATCCGCTTCCCTTCCTCCGCAAGACGCGCCCGCAGGGTTTCCTCGAGACAAACGGCCCGCATCGCCCCGGCCAGCCCTGTTTTCGCCTTGGGTGCATAGGTCACGCCGCCGCCTTCCGAACGGATCGTCTCTCCCCAGAATCCCGCACGGGGGACGATCACCGGTTTCCCCGCGGCCATCGCTTCCAGGGGAACGAGCCCGAACGATTCGTAAGAGGACGGACAAAGAACCGCGTCCGCGGCGGAAAAGAGCGCGGGCATTTCCGCGTGGGGAACCGGCCCGGCGCAGGCGGCTCCTTCGGGCAACAGGGCTGCAGGAAGCTTCTGCCCCGCGACGAGGAGGCGCAGCCGGTTTCCTTCCTCCGCCCGGAGAGCCCGGAACGCCTCGATGGCGGAGACGACGTTTTTCCCCGGATCCTCGCGGGCGGCGAGCAGGAACAGGAAGGCGCCGGCGGGGATGCCGCGCTTTTGCCGCGCTCCCGCCCGCGGGGGAGGGTTCCGGAAGGCGTCGTCGACGCCCGGCGGGATGACCGTCCCCTTCCCCGCCACGGCGGGAAAGATCTCCCTCGTGCCTGCAAGGTCGTCTTCGGAGAAGCAGACCACGCGGGAAACCTCGCGGGCCAACCGTTTCTCGGCTTCCCTCCGGATGGCGGGGAGGGCCTGAGGGGGCGTGCCGGCGGAGCCTGCCTTGCGCGCTTCGATCGTGTGATACGCGAACGCCGCCGGGCGCAGCCCCGATTCGAGGGACGCGATTCCCGACATCCAGTAGTGGGCGGAGACGACGTCATAGGCCGTCCGGCCGGCGGCCAGAAGTTCCCTCGCCTTTCGGACGAATCGCGGGAGGGCATCCCACGCCGACTCGCGG
Protein-coding sequences here:
- a CDS encoding NAD-dependent malic enzyme 1; protein product: MQIEKGVDKSVKTIRMMILDQPGFLGKVASAIGTAGGNIGDIRLVGYGLEYNTRDLTVFVDDDAHLQAVLEEVGKVEGVIISDIIDPVLELHKGGKISVKARMAVDSISVMRKIYTPGVAKVCKLIHRKPDLAYDYTVIGNTVAIVTNGTAILGLGDIGAVPGMPVMEGKAVLFDVLVGINGIPILIQSKDTEEIIRTVASIAPTFGAIKLEDIKAPECFEIEDRLDAMLDIPVLHDDQHGTAVVVLAALLNASKYVGMQVKNDTVGMVGLGAAGMGISKLLMAFGVRKMLGTDINPTAKEIFSKIGGKPVTLPEIMESSDIVIATTGVPGLIKKEMIRKGQVILALSNPRPEIFPEEARAAGASFAADGRGANNALAFPGVFRGALNARARKINNRMKIAAAKAISSFADTGELVPSILNLEMHAKVAEAVERAAFESGVARTRSEEIEET
- a CDS encoding inositol-3-phosphate synthase: MPKIRIAVAGVGNCASALLQGIEYYRNIARMAAGAFIPGLMNPDIGGYLPGDIEVVAAFDIDRRKVGRPVGEAIFAPPNCTKKFVPDMPGGGPVVRMAPVLDGVAPHMRDYPEDQTFLPADEPPCDVESLLRESGAEILVSYLPVGSEEATRFYAEACLAAGVSLVNCIPVFIASDPAWSERFRQRGIPIIGDDIKSQLGATIVHRALARLFSERGIRVQRTYQLNTGGNTDFLNMLSRQRLQSKKISKTEAVTSVLTHNIADEDIHIGPSDYVPWQKDNKLCFLRIEGEGFGGLPVEVELRLSVTDSPNSAGVGIDAIRLCRLGRDMGLSGPMLAPSAYFMKHPPVQLPDDEARRELEEFIADYRAWRRSTAASPTTKCTSPT
- a CDS encoding acyl-phosphate glycerol 3-phosphate acyltransferase, which gives rise to MDGSWIRGGSLVLFGYFLGSVPFGVLVAQLFDRNVDLRETGSGNIGATNVARTAGKAAGILTLALDAGKGAFPMVLTYMLIGEDYFWLSLVGGAAFLGHVFSIYLHFKGGKGVATALGVILSLSSVTTFILVVLFALVVYFTRYVSLGSLCAAVALPILMALLGPPSRSCVTLSLLIAFLVIYNHRENIHRLLAGQENKLGEPKPPAS
- a CDS encoding transcriptional regulator (indirectly regulates nitrogen metabolism; at high nitrogen levels P-II prevents the phosphorylation of NR-I, the transcriptional activator of the glutamine synthetase gene (glnA); at low nitrogen levels P-II is uridylylated to form PII-UMP and interacts with an adenylyltransferase (GlnE) that activates GlnA), translated to MKKIEAIIKPFKLDEVKESLNDMGIHGMTVSEVKGFGRQKGHTELYRGAEYVVDFLPKIKLEIIVPDDLVPQVVETVEKSARTGRIGDGKIFVTSVEEVVRIRTGERGHDAI
- a CDS encoding type I glutamate--ammonia ligase, whose product is MTPKEVLEFIKSKKIEMVDLKFMDFIGTWQHFAVPIYELKDDSFEEGFGFDGSSIRGWQPIHASDMLVIPEAGTAVIDPFITRPTLSLICNIVDPITKENYTRDPRNIARKAEAYLKSTGIADQAFFGPEAEFFIFDDIRYATASNYGYFYIDSEEGIWNSGREEDPNLGYKPRHKEGYFPVPPTDSLHDLRDEMVRVMESVGLKIEAQHHEVATAGQAEIDLRFDTLVKIADALQWYKYICKNVARKFGKTVTFMPKPLYADNGSGMHTHQSLWKGGKPLFAGEEYGGLSKMALFYIGGLLKHASAICAFSNPTMNSYKRLVPGFEAPVNLAYSSRNRSAAIRIPMYSPSPKAKRAEFRTPDPSCNGYIAFAAMLMAGLDGIQKKIHPGEPLDKDIYALSPEELANVPTTPGSLEESLKALENDHDFLLKGDVFTSDVIEKWIEYKIDAEVNPVKMRPTPHEFFLYFDC
- a CDS encoding LemA family protein; protein product: MSKKIWIVVAVVAALLVFQGVGAYNGIVRKDVAVNEKWGQVQNVLQRRGDLIPNLVQSVKGYAAHEKEVFEYVAAARAKLAGARTPEDVMKANAEVSSALSRLLVVVENYPLLKADQTFIRLMDELAGTENRISVERMRYNTAVGDFNTDIRVFPNSVVAGVAGFRTKPFFEAEGKAKEVPKVDFGK